The DNA sequence CACACGTCCCGCCGTCGAGGATCGCCGCCGCAGTGAGGGAGGCCAGGCGGCTGGGCGCGCGGTTCGTCGTCTGCCACGGCGAGACGCCGGTGGAGCCGGTGGCGCCGGGTACGAATCTCGCGGCCATAAAGGCCGGCGTGGACCTCCTCTCCCATCCGGGGCTCATAACGGAGAGGGCGGCGGCCATGGCGGCCGACAGGGGCGTGGCCCTCGAGCTCACGAGCCGCAAGGGCCACTCGCTGGCCAACGGCCACGTGGCCCGCATGGCCGTAAAGCACGGCGCCCGGCTCGTGGTCAATACCGACGCCCACGGCCCGGCCGACCTCATGGACATGGAGAAGGCCAGGCTCGTCGTCATGGGCGCCGGCCTCGGATCGAGGGATTTCAACAGGATACGAAAAAATGCCGAGAAACTGCTTGAACGTATCGCCCCGTAGGCTCCTCGCCGCCGCCGTGCTGCTCGCCGTGAGCGGCTGCGCGGCGCAGTCCGTGGAGTGGCGGCAGTCGTGGCCCACCTACCTGGCCGACTACGAGCGCCGCAGCGCCTCGGCCCAGCGGCTCGACGTGCCGCTCAGAGCGCTCTGGAGGCGCGACGTGGCGCCGTACTTCGACGTGCTGCACAAGAGAGGAGGTCCCCAGCTCTCGGCCCCGGCGCTTCGGGACGGCTCGCTCTACGTGGGCTCGCTCGACGGCCGTTTCTACCGCTTCGACGCCGCCACGGGGAACCTGCTCTGGGTCTACGAGGCCGGGGCCCCGCTGGAGTCGCCGCCCACGGTCGACGGCGGCCGGGTCTTCTTCGGCTCGGCCGACGGCGTGATGCGCTGCCTCGACGCCGAGACGGGCCGGGAGATCTTCAGCTACGAGGCGAGCTCCGAGGTCATCTCCTCGCCCGTGCGCGCCTCGGACGTCCTCTTCTTCACGTCGTCGAACAACAGGCTCTACGCCGTAGACGCCGGCAGCGGCGAAAAACTCTGGACCTACGACCGGGGCGTGCAGCCGGCGCTCATCCCCCGCTTCTTCGCCTCCCCGGCCCTCGGCGACGGGAGGGTCTTCGTCCTCTTCTCCGACGGCTTTCTCGTCGCGCTCGACGCTTCGAGCGGCAAGCAGTTGTGGACGAGGCGCGTCATAGAGGACCCCCGCCACGCGCCGCCGGCGCGCAGAACGCCGCTTGTGAGGGAGGGGGCCGTCTACGTCGTCGACGGCGGGGGCGCGCTCGTAGCCGTCGATACGGCCACGGGAGAGGAGATCGACCGCATCGGGGGGCTCGGGGTCCGGGACTTCCTCTTCTCCGGCGCTACACTGCTCATAGTGGGCGGCGATACGGCGCTCGCCATGGACGCCGCGACGAAACACGTCTTCTGGAAGAGGCCGCTCGGACCCATGAGGGTCTCCTCGCTCTTTGTCACGGCCGACAAGCTCTTCCTGCTCTACAACAGGGAGCGCTACCCCCTGGGCTGGAAGCGGCTTGCCTGGACCGAGGGCTACGTCGAGGCCCTGAGCATCGAGTCCGGGCGGAGCCTCTGGACGACGAGGCTCGATTCCACCGTCTCGACGGCCGCCGCCGTCTCCGACGGACACGTGGCCCTGCTCACCGACAGGGGAACGCTCCAGGTCCTGGGGGCGAGATGAGGGGCAGGCTCAACATAGCCTTCTACTGGCACATGCACCAGCCCGTCTACAAGGACCCC is a window from the Deltaproteobacteria bacterium genome containing:
- a CDS encoding histidinol phosphate phosphatase domain-containing protein gives rise to the protein MIDFHTHSMLSDGELIPSELIRRAEVAGYRGLVITDHVDESNMECVISGVLKVTGAAARGRGRLKVVAGVEITHVPPSRIAAAVREARRLGARFVVCHGETPVEPVAPGTNLAAIKAGVDLLSHPGLITERAAAMAADRGVALELTSRKGHSLANGHVARMAVKHGARLVVNTDAHGPADLMDMEKARLVVMGAGLGSRDFNRIRKNAEKLLERIAP